A genomic stretch from Flavobacterium humidisoli includes:
- a CDS encoding glycoside hydrolase family 88 protein: MNSKFFPLILSLFLFVNQSYSQKDNSFNIKKQLDYCAEQASKTLKVIPNDGTSPRTVPNGSKEWKFVDYKDWTSGFWPGELWFLYEATKDKKWEKEADKFTRFLTPLSVNKAADHDLGFQVFNSFGNGYRLTKNPEYKQIILKTADTLATLFNPKVGTIQSWPHNKMGGHNTIIDNMMNLELLFWASKNGGNKKLYDIAVKHAETTMANHFRPDNTSYHVVIYDFETGKKIKGRTAQGYSDESMWARGQAWAIYGFTMTYRETKDVKFLDFAHKLARVYLDKLTTEDLVPYWDFNAPNIPNEPRDASAAAIVSSALLELSSYTKDKNLKAEYLTKAKKMIVSLSDHYQSQDVNSAFLLHSTGHKPGGSEIDCSINYADYYYLEALLRLQKLK, encoded by the coding sequence ATGAATTCAAAATTTTTTCCTCTGATTTTATCTTTGTTTCTTTTTGTAAATCAAAGCTATTCTCAAAAAGACAATTCATTTAACATTAAAAAGCAATTGGATTATTGCGCAGAACAGGCTTCAAAAACCTTAAAAGTGATTCCGAATGACGGGACTTCTCCAAGAACAGTTCCGAACGGAAGCAAAGAATGGAAGTTTGTTGATTACAAAGACTGGACAAGCGGATTCTGGCCTGGCGAATTATGGTTTTTATATGAGGCTACAAAAGACAAAAAATGGGAAAAAGAGGCTGATAAATTCACCCGTTTTTTAACGCCTTTATCAGTCAATAAAGCTGCTGATCACGATTTAGGGTTTCAGGTCTTTAATAGTTTTGGAAATGGATACAGATTGACCAAAAATCCCGAGTATAAACAAATTATATTGAAAACAGCCGATACGCTGGCGACACTTTTTAATCCGAAAGTAGGAACAATCCAATCTTGGCCGCATAATAAAATGGGAGGTCATAATACCATCATCGATAATATGATGAATTTGGAACTACTGTTTTGGGCTTCAAAAAATGGAGGAAATAAAAAACTTTATGATATTGCTGTTAAACACGCAGAAACTACAATGGCCAATCATTTTAGGCCAGACAACACTTCTTATCATGTTGTAATTTATGATTTTGAAACTGGGAAAAAGATAAAAGGCAGAACCGCTCAGGGATATAGTGATGAAAGTATGTGGGCTCGCGGGCAGGCTTGGGCGATTTACGGTTTTACAATGACTTACAGAGAAACAAAAGACGTTAAGTTTTTAGATTTTGCCCATAAATTGGCACGTGTTTATTTAGATAAATTAACCACAGAAGATCTGGTTCCGTATTGGGATTTTAATGCGCCCAATATTCCAAACGAACCTCGAGATGCTTCTGCAGCAGCAATTGTTTCTTCGGCGCTTTTAGAATTAAGTTCGTACACAAAAGACAAGAATTTAAAAGCTGAATATTTAACAAAAGCTAAAAAGATGATTGTGTCACTTTCGGACCATTATCAGAGTCAGGATGTAAATTCTGCATTTTTATTGCATTCAACTGGGCATAAACCTGGAGGAAGCGAAATAGATTGTTCTATAAATTACGCAGATTATTACTATCTTGAGGCATTATTAAGACTTCAAAAACTAAAATAG